ACCATGGACCTGCTGTCCACGGAATAACGCGCCTGCCCCAAGTCTCGAGCTGCAAGCCGGGTACCCGCCCGCTTGCAGCTTTTTATTGTCGCCTGACGTCTTGAGGAGCCGCCCATCAAACCGCTATTCACCAAAGGACCTTCGCTCGGTGTGCGCCTGCTGGTGCTGGCCGTGCTGTCGGCCGCGCTGATGGTGGTGGATGCGCGCTTCACCGTGTTGCAGCCGGTGCGCGGCCAGCTCGGCGTGATAGTCGAGCCGGTGTACTGGTTGGGCCGACTGCCCGTGACCCTCTGGGAGAGTACGACCGAGGAGTTGAGTTCGCGCAGCGAGCTGGCGGCCGAGAACGAGAAGCTCAAGGCCGAGCAGCTGATGATGCAGCGTCGTCTGCAGAAGCTCGCCACCCTGACCGAACAGAACGTGCGCCTGCGCGAGCTGCTCAACTCCGCGGCGCTGGTCGATGACGAAGTGCTCGCCACCGAACTGATCGGTATCGACCCCAACCCCTTCACCCACCGCATCCTGATCGACAAGGGCGAAAAGGACGGCGTGCTGCTCGGCCAGCCGGTGCTCGACGCGCGCGGGTTGATGGGCCAGGTGGTCGAGGTCATGCCCTATACCTCGCGGGTACTGCTGCTCACCGACACCACCCACAGCATTCCGGTACAGGTCAACCGCAACGGCCTGCGCGCCATCGCCAGCGGCACCGGCAATCCGGAGCGCCTGGAGCTGCGCCACGTGGCCGATACCGCGGACATCAAGGAAGGCGATCTGCTGGTCAGCTCCGGCCTGGGGCAGCGTTTTCCAGCGGGCTACCCGGTGGCCACGGTCACCGAGGTGATTCACGACTCCGGTCAGCCCTTCGCCATCGTCCGCGCCGTGCCGACCGCCAAGCTCAACCGCAGCCGCTACATGCTGCTGGTGTTCACCGACACGCGCAGCCCGGAGCAGCGGGCGACCGAGTCGGCCGAAGCCCAGGAGGCCGCCGATCGCCAGGCCCAGGAGCAGGGCCAGGCGCCCGCGCAACCGGCGGCGCAGGCGGTCGTGCCGGCCGCGCCGGCCACGGAACAGGAGGGCGGCCAATGATCGCCGTACGTGCGCGCAACGTCTGGGTCATCTGGCTCAGCCTGGCCTTGGCCCTGCTGCTCAGTGTGGCGACCCTGCCGAAGTTCATGGAGATCGGCCGGCCCCTGTGGCTGGCGCTGTTTCTGACCTATTGGGTGCTGGTCCTGCCGCATCGGGTCGGCATGGCCAGCGCCTGGTTCATCGGCCTGCTGGCCGACGTGCTCAACGGCACGCTGCTGGGGCTCAATGCCCTGGTGCTGACCCTGATCACCTTCCTGGTGCTGAGCCTGCACCAGCGCCTGCGCATGTTCCCCCTGTGGCAGCAGAGTATGGTGCTGCTGGTGGTGTTCGGTCTGGCCCAGTTGCTGCACTTGTGGCTCAATGCCCTGACCGGCAGCCGCCCGCCGACCCTGGCGTTCGTCCTGCCAGCTGTAGTCAGTGCGCTGTTGTGGCCGTGGGTCTATGCCTTGTTGCGCGGCGTGCATCGGCGTCTCGGCGTCAATTAATCCGGGGGCTGCTCAGCCAGTACCCGACAGGGAGAGGTCTTGATGGCCACGCTTTACCTGGCTTCGGGATCGCCGCGTCGACGCGAGCTGTTGACGCAGATCGGCGTGCCCTTCACCACCCGTATCGCCCCCATCGATGAAACCGCCTTGCCGGACGAGGCGCCCAGCGCCTATGTCGAGCGCCTGGCGCGGGGCAAGGCGCTGGCCGCGCTGGCTACCCTGGAGCACACGGACGATGCCGTGGTGCTTGGCGCCGATACGGCGGTGGTGCTCGATGGGCGCATCCTCGGCAAGCCGGCGGATCGCGACGAGGCGTTGGCCACCCTGGCGGCGCTGTCCGGTCGCGAACACCAGGTGCTGACCGCGGTGGCGCTGGCCTCGGCCAGCCGGGTGGCGGTTCGGGTGGTGGTCAGTCGGGTCAGCTTCCGCCCGCTCAGTGGCGCAGAAATCGCAGCCTACTGGGCCAGTGGCGAACCCGGGGACAAGGCGGGCAGCTATGGTATTCAGGGCCTGGCGGCGGTATTCGTCAGGCAGTTGCAGGGCAGCTACTCGGCGGTGGTCGGTCTGCCCCTGTGCGAAACCGCCGAGCTGCTCGCCGAGTTCGACATTCCCTGCTGGCAGTCGTTGCCGGCCCCCGGCTAGTCGGTGCTGGCCGCAGCACACCGAAGCGCGGCGCCCCAGGGCGAGAGCCCCGGCGCAAGCCCCCATGCAGAAGAGATGGACCCATGAGTGAAGAGATTCTGATCAATATCACGCCAATGGAATCGCGCGTGGCGGTGGTGGAAAACGGCGTATTGCAGGAAGTGCATGTCGAGCGCACCCAGCGCCGCGGTATCGTCGGCAACATCTACAAGGGCAAGGTGGTGCGGGTGCTGCCGGGCATGCAGGCGGCCTTCGTCGACATCGGCCTGGAGCGCGCGGCGTTTATCCACGCCTCGGAAATTTCCAGTCGCGAGGGCCAGGCGGTGGAAACCATCAGCGCCCTGGTGCACGAGGGCCAGAGCCTGGTGGTGCAGGTCACCAAGGACCCGATCGGCAGCAAGGGCGCGCGCCTGACCACCCAGCTGTCGATTCCCTCGCGCTACCTGGTGTACATGCCGCGCACCAGCCACGTCGGCATCTCGCTGAAGATCGAGGACGAAGGCGAGCGCGAGCGCCTCAAGCAGGTGGTCGCCGATTGCGTGAGCGCCGAGGGCATCGAGGAGGCCGGTGGCTTCATCCTGCGAACCGCCGCCGATGGCGCCGGCGCCGACGAGATTCTCATCGACATCCGCTACCTGCGCCGCCTGTGGGACCAGATCGCCGCGCAGATGCAGACCGCCCCGGCCCCCTCGGTGATCTACGAAGACCTCAGCCTGGCCCTGCGTACCCTGCGCGACCTGGTCAGCCTGCGCACCGAGAAGATCCGCATCGACTCGCGGGAAACCTTCCAGAAGATCGCGCAGTTCGTCGGCGAACTGATGCCGGAGATTTCCGACCGCCTGGAGCACTACCCGGGCGAGCGGCCGATATTCGACCTGTACGGCGTCGAGGACGAGGTGCAGCGGGCCCTGGAGCGCAAGGTGCCGCTCAAGTCCGGCGGCTACCTGATCATCGACCCGGCCGAGGCGATGACCACCATCGACGTCAACACCGGCGCCTTCGTCGGTCATCGCACCCTCGAGGAGACCATCTTCAAGACCAACCTCGAAGCCGCCACGGCCATCGCCCGCCAGCTGCGCCTGCGCAACCTGGGCGGGATCATCATCATCGATTTCATCGACATGGAAGACGAGGAGCACCAGCGCCAGGTGCTGCGCACCCTGGAGAAGCAGCTGGAACGCGACCACGCCAAGACCAACATCATCGGAATCACCGAGCTGGGCCTGGTGCAGATGACCCGCAAGCGCACCCGCGAGAGCCTCGAGCAGGTGCTCTGCGAGCCCTGTATCTGCTGCCAGGGGCGCGGCAAGATGAAGACGGCGGAAACCATCTGCTACGAGATATTCCGCGAGATCCTCCGCGAGGCACGCGCCTACCAGCCCGAGGGCTACCGGGTGCTGGCCAACCAGAATGTGGTCGACCGCCTGCTCGACGAGGAGTCGGGCAACGTCGCCGACCTGGAGAGCTTCATTGGCCGCACCATCAAGTTCCAGGTCGAGACCATGTATTCCCAGGAGCAATACGATGTGGTGCTGCTGTGATACAGCGCGCGCCGTTCAGGGATTGAGCTGAATGGACGGACTGGCCCGCGGGGTCGCCGCTCTTTTGCGTTGGACGCTGGCGTGTTGCGCCCTGCTGCTGGTGCTGGCGGCGCTGTTCGTCAGCCTCGGCCGCGAACTGGTGCCCTGGGTCGCCGAGTACCGGCTGCAGGCGGAGGACCAGGGGCGTGCGGCGCTTGGCCTGCCGCTGGCGATTGGCCGCCTGGAAGGTCGCTGGCAGGGTTTCGCGCCGCTGCTGATCGCCCACGATCTGCGTGTCGGCGAGGGCGTCGAGGCGCTGCACCTGGACCAGGTGCGGCTGCGCCCGGACCTGCTGGCCAGTCTGCTGGCGCGCCAGTTGCGGGTGGCCAGCCTGGAGCTGGAGGGGCTGCAGCTCAACCTGCGTCAGGACGAGCAGGGCGCCTGGTCGCTCAAGGGCCTGCCCGCGCGCGCGGACGCCGGGCCTGTCGATGTCGAACGATTGTTCGGGCCGCTGCAGGCGGTCGAGCGTCTGTCCCTGCTCAACAGCCAGGTGACCCTGGACGCCCAGGATCATCCGGTGCAGACCCTGACCTATGTCAACCTGACCCTGCGCAGCGGCGCCACGCGTCAGCGCCTGGACGGCCGCCTGCTGCTGCCCGATGGCCAGCCGCTGGCCTTGCAGCTGCGCTCGCGGCTGCGGGCCGAGCGCTGGCGTGACGCCAAACTCGAGCTGTACCTGAGCCTGCCGCAGAGCGACTGGGCGCGCTGGTTGCCGCCCAGCCTGATGGCGCAGTGGCGCGTCCGGCGTTTGCAGGCCGGCGGCGAGTTCTGGTTGTCCTGGGCCGACGGCCAGTTGCAGCGCGCGGTGGCGCGCCTGCATGCGCCGCAGCTGCAGGCCGGCTATGCCGAGCGCGACGCGGTGCGGCTGCAGGATCTGGCCCTGAATGCCTACTTCAGCCGCACCGAGCAGGGCTTCCAGGTCCTGCTGGACGACGTGGCGCTGAGCCAGGGTGACGAGCGCTGGGGCGAGGCCCAGGTGGCGCTGAGCCAGGTGCGGGACAGCGCCGAAGCCGAAGAGCAGTGGCTGCTGTCGGCCGATCGCCTTGACCTGGCGCCCTTGGTGCCGCTGGTCGCCGCCCTCGCCCCGCTGCCGGACGCCAGTCTGCAGCTGCTCGAGCAGCTGCAGCCCCATGGCGAGCTGCACAACCTCCAGCTGGATTACCGGCCGCGCACCGAGGGTGCCAAGCGCCTGCAGTTCGCCGCCAACCTCGCGCGCATCGGCTTTGCCGCCCACGAGGCTGCGCCGGCGGCGGAAAACATCAGTGGCAGCCTCAGTGGCGATCTGGGGCAGGGCGAATTGCGTCTGGATGCCGAGGACTTCGTCCTGCACCTCGACACCCTGTTTCCCAAGCCCTGGCACTACAGCCGGGCCAATGCCCGCCTGACCTGGAGCCTGGACGAACAGGCCTTCACCCTGCGCAGTCCCTATCTGCGGGTGATCGGTGAGGAGGGCGAGATCGCCGGCGACTTTCTCATCCGCCTGCTGCGCGATCCTAAGGCAGAGGACTACATGGACCTGCGGGTTGGCCTGCGCCAGGGCGATGCGCGCTACACCGAGAAGTACCTGCCGACCCGTTCGTCCGGGCTCAGCCCGCAACTGGCCAGTTGGCTGAAGAGTGCCATTCGCGGCGGTGCTGTCGAGCAGGGCTACTTCCAGTACCAGGGCTCGCTGAACAAGGGGGCGGCGGACGCGGCGCGCAGCCTCAGCCTGTACTTTGCCGTACGCGATGCCGAGCTGGCTTATCAGCCGGGTTGGCCAGCCCTGCGTCAAGGCCGTGGCGAGGTGCTCATCGAGGACAGTGGCGTGCGCGTGCGCCTGGCCGAGGGGCGCCTGCTGGAGAGCCGGGTGACCCAGGCGCTGGCCGAGATTCCCCACGCCCCGCAGGGCGAGGCACCGCGCCTGCAGCTCGAGGCCGATCTGCACAGCAGCGTGAGCGATGCCCTGAAGATCCTGCAGGACGCGCCCATGGGGACCGCCGAGACCTTTGCCGGCTGGCGCGGCGAAGGCTCGTTGAACGGCCATCTGCGACTGGATCTGCCGCTGCAGGCGGGGGCGCCGGTGGCCGTGGTGGTCGATTTCGCCACCGAGGACGCGGAGCTCGAGCTGGCCAATCCGCAGCTGCAGCTCAGTCAGCTGCATGGCGCTTTCCGTTACGACACCGCCAGCGGCCTCAGCGCGCCGGACATCCGTGCCCAGGCCCTTGGCCATGCGCTGCGGGGCAAGGCCGTCGCCGAAGGCAGCGGCGGTCGTCCGCGCAGCCGCATCGAGGCACGCGGGCAGGTGCCCCTGAACGAGTTGGCCGCCTGGCTGGGCGTCGCCACCGAGCTGCCGCTGAACGGGGTCTTGCCCTATCGCCTGGGCCTCAATCTGGACGGCCCCGACAGCCAGCTGCGCGTCGACTCGACGCTCGAGGGCCTGTCTATCGACCTGCCGGCGCCGTTCGGCAAGCAAGCCGATGTGGCGCGTGACGCCAGTTGGCGCATGACCCTGGGGGGGGCGGAGCGGCGCTACTGGTTCGACTACGCCGACCTGGCCAGTCTGGCCTTCGCCGCCCCGCCGGGCGTGCTGAACCAGGGCCGTGGCGAGTTGCGTCTGGGGGCCGGACCGGCCCTGCTGCCGGCGGCGCAGGGGCTGCGGGTGCGCGGACGGCTGTCCGAACTGGACTGGGCGGCCTGGCAGGACGCGCTGCAACCCTACGCCCAGGTGCCGCGGGACGATGCCCAGGCACTGTTCAAGGACGCGCAGCTGAGGATCGACCGTTTCCGCGGCTTCGGCAGCACCCTGGACAACCTCGCCGTGCAGCTCGGACGCGGCGCCAGCGCCTGGGATCTTGACCTGGACAGCCAGACGCTGAAAGGCCGGGTGAGCCTGCCGGATGTGGCCGCGGCGCCCATCGCGGTCAATCTGGACTACGTGCGCCTGCCCCCCGCCGAGCCGAAGGGCGCGGTGGAGCCGGACAAGCCCGACCCCCTGGCGCAGGTCGATCCGCGGCAGATTCCGGCCCTCGACGTACGCATCGATCGGGTGCTGCAGGGTCAGGAGCTGCTGGGCGCCTGGTCGCTGAAGGCGCGACCGTTTGCCGAGGGGGTGCGTTTCAGCGACGTGCGCCTGGAACTCAAGGGCCTGCAGCTGAACGGCGGCGGCGGCTGGCAAGGCGGGCCGGGCGCCAGCAGCAGCTGGTACAAGGGGCGCATGGAGGGCAAGGACCTGGCCGCCGTGCTGCTGGCCTGGGGCTATGCGCCGACGGCCAGCAGCCAAAGCTTCCGCCTGGACGTCGACGGCCGCTGGCCGGGGTCGCCGGCCTGGGTCAGCCTCAAGCGTTTCTCCGGCAGCATGGATGCCTCCCTGCGCAGTGGACAGTTCTCCGAGGTGCAGGGCTCGGCGTCGGCGCTGCGGGTGTTCGGCCTGCTCAACTTCAACTCCATCGGTCGGCGCCTGCGCCTGGACTTTTCCGACCTGCTCGGCAAGGGGCTGAGCTACGACCGGGTCAAGGGGCTGCTGGTCGCCAGTGACGGGGTGTTTGTCACCCGCAAGCCGATCGCCCTGACCGGCCCTTCGAGCAACCTGGAGTTGAACGGCACCCTGAACATGGTCAATCAGCAGATCGACGCCAAGCTGCTGGTCACCCTGCCGGTGACCAACAACCTGCCGCTGGCCGCGCTGATAGTCGGTGCGCCGGCCATTGGCGGCGCGCTGTTCGTGGTGGACAAGCTGCTCGGCGACCGGGTGGCGCGTTTCGCCAGCGTGCAATACGACGTCGAGGGCGACCTGGCGGACCCGAGGATCACCTTCGACAAGCCGTTCGAAAAGCCGCAATGACCCCATTGGGCCATGCGCCCGGCTGTCATGACTTGTAAGCTGGGGGCTCAGAGCCCCTTGAGGTGGACACCATGAGCCTTGCCGTGATTCAGCTGGTCAGTCAGGACGATGTCCAGGCCAATCTGGCGTGCGCCAGACGTCTGCTGGAGCAGGCGGCAGGCGCCGGTGCCCGCCTCGCGGTGCTGCCGGAAAACTTCGCCGCCATGGGCCGTCGCGACCTGGCGGCCCAGGGCCGCAGCGAGGCCCTGGGCGAGGGACCGATCCTGCCCTGGTTGAAACAGGCCGCCCGCGACCTCAGATTATGGATAGTCGCCGGCACCATCCCTTTGCCGCCGGACGGCCAGCCCGAGGCCAAGGCCCATGCCTGCTCGTTGCTTGTCGACGAGCATGGCGAGCGGGTGGCGCGCTACGACAAGCTGCACCTGTTCGACGTGGATGTGAGCGACAGCCGCGGCCGTTATCGCGAGTCCGACGACTATGCCCACGGCGCCCGGGTGGTGGTGGCCGATACGCCCGTTGGGCGGTTGGGTTTGACGGTCTGTTACGACCTGCGTTTCCCTGAGCTCTATGGCGCCCTGCGCGAGGCGGGCGCCGAGTTGATCAGCGCGCCCTCGGCCTTCACCGCCGTCACCGGCGCCGCCCACTGGCAGGTGCTGATTCGCGCCCGGGCCATCGAGACGCAGTGCTACGTGCTGGCGGCTGGCCAGGGCGGCAGTCATCCCGGTGGTCGTGAGACCCATGGGCACTCGGCCATTGTCGATCCCTGGGGATGCATACTGGCCGAGCAGGCCAGGGGCGAAGCGATGCTGCTGGCGCTGCGCGATGCCATCGAGCAGGCGGCGATTCGTCAGCGCATGCCGGTAGCCCGGCACAAACGATTTTTTGCAGCGGCCGACCCGCGGCTGCCCGGTTTGGAGTAGTTATGAACGAGATGTTGATGTCCGTCAGCGAGCACCTGTTGAGTCCGGGTGGCCTGACCCTCGACCACCTGCCCGGGGTGCTCGGCGAGTTGGCCGGCCCGGGGATCGACGCCGCCGATCTGTATTTTCAGAGCCAGATCTCCGAGACCTGGGTGCTCGAAGATGGCATCGTCAAGGAGGGCAGTTTCAACCTCGACCAGGGCGTCGGCGTGCGCGCGCAATCCGGCGAGAAGACCGGCTTCGCCTACAGCAACGCGATCACCGCCGAGGCGCTGAGTCAGGCGGCCGGCGCGGCCCGCTCCATTGCCAGGGCCGGCCAGCATGGCCGCGTGCAGGCTTTCAGCAGCCCGCTGGTCAGCGCCCTGTATGCCCCGGACAATCCGCTGGACGTCATCGACCGGGCGCAGAAGGTCGAGTTGCTCAAGCGCATCGACCAGGCCACCCGCGCCCTCGATTCGCGCATCAAACAGGTCACCGTGAGCCTGGCCGGCGTCTGGGACCGGGTGCTGGTGGCGGCCAACGATGGCAGCCTGGGCGCCGATGTGCGGCCGCTGGTGCGCTTCAACGTCAGCGTCATCGTCGAACAGAACGGTCGCCGAGAGCGCGGTGGTCATGGCGGCGGTGGCCGCACCGACTACCGCTATTTCCTCGACGAGGACCGCGCCATGGGCTATGCCCGCGAGGCGCTGCGTCAGGCCCTGGTCAACCTCGAGGCGATCGCCGCACCGGCTGGCAGCATGCCGGTGGTGATGGGCGCCGGCTGGTCCGGCGTGCTGCTGCACGAGGCTGTCGGGCATGGCCTGGAGGGCGACTTCAACCGCAAGGGCAGCTCCGCCTACAGTGGCCGCATGGGCGAGAAGGTCGCCTCCAGCCTGTGCACCATCGTCGACGACGGCACCCTGGCCGAACGCCGCGGCTCGCTGAGCATGGACGACGAGGGCACGCCGAGCGAATGCACCACGCTGATCGAGAATGGCGTGCTCAAGGGCTACATGCAGGACAAGCTGAACGCTCGCCTGATGGGCATGGCCTGCACCGGCAACGGTCGCCGCGAGTCCTATGCGCACCTGCCGATGCCACGTATGACCAACACCTACATGCTGGCCGGCGAGAGCGATCCGGAGGAGATCATCCGTTCAGTGAAGAAGGGCATCTACTGCGCCAACCTCGGCGGTGGCCAGGTCGACATCACCAGCGGCAAGTTCGTCTTCTCCACCAGCGAGGCCTACCTGATCGAAGACGGCAAGATCACCGCGCCGGTCAAGGGGGCCACGCTGATCGGCAATGGCCCGGAAGCCATGAGCCGGGTGTCGATGGTCGGCAACGACCTGGCCCTGGACAGCGGCGTCGGCACCTGTGGCAAGGATGGCCAGTCGGTGCCGGTCGGCGTCGGCCAGCCGACGCTGAAGATCGATGCGATCACCGTCGGTGGCACCGGCGCTTGATCAAGTGCGTCCGGGCCAGGTTTCCATGGCCCGGCCGAGGACGCAGGGTTAGCGCAGTCCGCGCTGGGCTTCGTCCAGTTCGCGGATGTACTTGAAGATTTTCCGCGAGGCGGCCGGCGCCTTGTTCTGCGCCGCCTCGTGCTGCGCCAAGCGGATCAGCTGGCGCAGGTGCTGGCGGTCGGCCTCCGGGTAGTCGCCGACGAAGGCCTCCAGGGTCTCGTCGGTGCCATTGATCAGGCGGTCGCGCCAGCGCTCGAGGTTGTGGAAGCGCTCGTTGTACTGGCGGGTCGAGGCGTCCAGCTGGTCGAGCAGGGTGGTGATGGCGTCGATGTCTTGATCGCGCATCAGCCTGCCGATGAACTGCAGGTGGCGCTTCCTCGCCACGTTGGCCGTGTGCTTGGGCGCTTCGGCCAGGGCGCGGCGCAAGGCGTCGGTCAGGGGTAGCTTGTTCAGCAGGTCGGGCTTTAAGGTGGTCAGGCGCTGCCCCAGGTCTTGCAACGCATGCAGCTCGCGTTTGACCTGGGATTTGCTCTTCTCGCCGGAGAAGTCGTCAAGGTATTCAGGCATGGGGGTGGTCCAATGGAAAACGCCGTCATGATAGCAGCAAGTTTCCGGCTGCAAGCGTTCGGTCCGCGTCGGGCCTAGCTTGCCGTCCATCGTTCAGGAGTGTGTATGAGTGCAGTAGAAGGGGTTGGCCCCGCAGCGGTGCCGCAGTTGCAGGCCCAGGTCGAGCAGATCATCGCCGAGGCGAAGAAGCAGGGCGCCAGTGCCTGCGAGGTGGCCGTGTCGGTGGAGCAGGGGCTGTCCACCAGCGTGCGGCAGCGCGAGGTGGAGACGGTCGAGTTCAACCGCGACCAGGGCTTCGGTATCACCCTCTATGTCGGCCAGCGCAAGGGTTCGGCCAGCACCTCGGCCAGCGGTGAGGCGGCCATCCGCGAGACCGTGGCGGCAGCCCTGGCGATCGCCAAGCACGCCTCGGAAGACGAGTGCGCCGGGCTGGCCGATGCCGCGCTGATGGCTCGCGAGCTGCCCCAGCTGGACCTCTACCATGCCTGGGCGATCAGTCCCGAACAGGCCATCGAGCAGGCGCTTGCCTGCGAGGCGGCGGCCTTCGCCGCCGACAAGCGCATCAAGAACGCCGATGGCACTACCCTCAACACCCATCAGGGCTGTCGGGTGTATGGCAACAGTCACGGCTTCGTCGGTGGCTACGCCAGCACCCGGCACAGCCTGAGCTGCGTGATGATCGCCGAGGACGGCGGGCAGATGCAGCGCGACTACTGGTACGACGTCAATCGCCAGGGCGAGCTGCTGGCCGATGCCGCGGATATCGGCCGCCGTGCCGCGCAGCGGGCGGTCAGCCGCCTGGGCGCGCGGCCGGTGCCGACCTGCGAGGTGCCGGTGCTGTTTTCCGCCGAGTCGGCGACCGGCCTGTTCGGCCATTTCCTCGCGGCGATTTCCGGCGGCAACCTCTACCGCAACTCCTCCTTCCTCGAAGGCGCCTTGGGCCAGCAGCTGTTCCCCGAGTGGCTCAAGCTCGACGAGCGCCCGCACATCCCGCGCGCCCTGGGCAGTGCGGCGTTCGACGGTGACGGTCTGGCGACCTACGGCAAATCCTTCGTCGAGGGCGGCGAGCTGCTGTCCTATGTGCTGGGCACCTATTCCGGGCGCAAGCTGGGCATGCCCAGCACGGCCAATGCCGGTGGCGTACACAACCTGTTCGTCAGTCACGGCGACGAGGATCAGCAGGCGCTGCTCAAGCGCATGGGACGCGGCCTGCTGGTTACCGAGTTGATGGGCCACGGCCTCAATCTGGTCACCGGCGACTACTCGCGCGGCGCCGGCGGTTACTGGGTGGAGAATGGCGAGATTCAGTTCCCGGTGCAGGAGGTGACCATCGCCGGCAACCTGCGCGACATGTTCAGGCAGATCGTCGCGGTGGGTAACGACCTGGAGTTGCGCAGCAATATCCGCACCGGCTCGGTGCTGATCGAGCGGATGACGGTCGCCGGCAGCTGACGCTTCGGTACGGTTGCACAACGATAAAGGGGGCTGTCCGCCGCGACGGACAGCCCCCTTTATATGGGCGGAAGGTTATTCGCCTTCGTCGAAGTAGTTGTTGATCAGCGCGACCAGCGCCTCGAGCGCGTCGCGGTCCTGCTCGCCTTCGGTGTGCAGGTGGATCGGTGTGCCCTTGCCGGCGGCCAGCATCATCACCGCCATGATGCTCTTGCCGTCCACCAGGCTTTCCGGCGCGCGACCGACCTTGACCTTGCAGGGGTAACGCCCGGCCACGCCGACAAACTTGGCCGCTGCGCGCGCGTGCAGGCCCAGCTTGTTGATGATGGTGATTTCGCAGGAGGGCATCGCGGCGGTTCCTTAGCTGAGGTCGCGGTGGCGAACCTGGACGTTCTTCAGGATGGGTTTCAGGGTTTCGCCAAGGCGGTTGGCCAGGTACACCGAGCGGTGATGGCCGCCGGTGCAGCCGACCGCGACCGTCACGTAGGCCCGATTGCTGGCGGCGAAGCGCGGCAGCCATTTGTTCAGGTAGGCGAGGATGTCCTGGTACATCTCCTCGACATCGGCTTGCGCGGACAGGTACTCGACGACCGGCTGATCGAGCCCGGAGTAGTCGCGCAGGTCCGGCTTCCAGTACGGATTGGGCAGGCAGCGCACGTCGAAGACCAGGTCGGCATCCACCGGCATGCCGCGTTTGAAGCCGAATGACTCGACCAGGAAGGCGGTGCCCGGCTCCGGCTGATTGAGCAGGCGCAGCTTGAGCATGTCGCGC
The genomic region above belongs to Pseudomonas benzenivorans and contains:
- a CDS encoding Maf family protein is translated as MATLYLASGSPRRRELLTQIGVPFTTRIAPIDETALPDEAPSAYVERLARGKALAALATLEHTDDAVVLGADTAVVLDGRILGKPADRDEALATLAALSGREHQVLTAVALASASRVAVRVVVSRVSFRPLSGAEIAAYWASGEPGDKAGSYGIQGLAAVFVRQLQGSYSAVVGLPLCETAELLAEFDIPCWQSLPAPG
- the mreC gene encoding rod shape-determining protein MreC — its product is MLAVLSAALMVVDARFTVLQPVRGQLGVIVEPVYWLGRLPVTLWESTTEELSSRSELAAENEKLKAEQLMMQRRLQKLATLTEQNVRLRELLNSAALVDDEVLATELIGIDPNPFTHRILIDKGEKDGVLLGQPVLDARGLMGQVVEVMPYTSRVLLLTDTTHSIPVQVNRNGLRAIASGTGNPERLELRHVADTADIKEGDLLVSSGLGQRFPAGYPVATVTEVIHDSGQPFAIVRAVPTAKLNRSRYMLLVFTDTRSPEQRATESAEAQEAADRQAQEQGQAPAQPAAQAVVPAAPATEQEGGQ
- the mreD gene encoding rod shape-determining protein MreD, which translates into the protein MIAVRARNVWVIWLSLALALLLSVATLPKFMEIGRPLWLALFLTYWVLVLPHRVGMASAWFIGLLADVLNGTLLGLNALVLTLITFLVLSLHQRLRMFPLWQQSMVLLVVFGLAQLLHLWLNALTGSRPPTLAFVLPAVVSALLWPWVYALLRGVHRRLGVN
- the rng gene encoding ribonuclease G encodes the protein MSEEILINITPMESRVAVVENGVLQEVHVERTQRRGIVGNIYKGKVVRVLPGMQAAFVDIGLERAAFIHASEISSREGQAVETISALVHEGQSLVVQVTKDPIGSKGARLTTQLSIPSRYLVYMPRTSHVGISLKIEDEGERERLKQVVADCVSAEGIEEAGGFILRTAADGAGADEILIDIRYLRRLWDQIAAQMQTAPAPSVIYEDLSLALRTLRDLVSLRTEKIRIDSRETFQKIAQFVGELMPEISDRLEHYPGERPIFDLYGVEDEVQRALERKVPLKSGGYLIIDPAEAMTTIDVNTGAFVGHRTLEETIFKTNLEAATAIARQLRLRNLGGIIIIDFIDMEDEEHQRQVLRTLEKQLERDHAKTNIIGITELGLVQMTRKRTRESLEQVLCEPCICCQGRGKMKTAETICYEIFREILREARAYQPEGYRVLANQNVVDRLLDEESGNVADLESFIGRTIKFQVETMYSQEQYDVVLL
- a CDS encoding carbon-nitrogen hydrolase family protein, producing the protein MSLAVIQLVSQDDVQANLACARRLLEQAAGAGARLAVLPENFAAMGRRDLAAQGRSEALGEGPILPWLKQAARDLRLWIVAGTIPLPPDGQPEAKAHACSLLVDEHGERVARYDKLHLFDVDVSDSRGRYRESDDYAHGARVVVADTPVGRLGLTVCYDLRFPELYGALREAGAELISAPSAFTAVTGAAHWQVLIRARAIETQCYVLAAGQGGSHPGGRETHGHSAIVDPWGCILAEQARGEAMLLALRDAIEQAAIRQRMPVARHKRFFAAADPRLPGLE
- a CDS encoding YhdP family protein yields the protein MDGLARGVAALLRWTLACCALLLVLAALFVSLGRELVPWVAEYRLQAEDQGRAALGLPLAIGRLEGRWQGFAPLLIAHDLRVGEGVEALHLDQVRLRPDLLASLLARQLRVASLELEGLQLNLRQDEQGAWSLKGLPARADAGPVDVERLFGPLQAVERLSLLNSQVTLDAQDHPVQTLTYVNLTLRSGATRQRLDGRLLLPDGQPLALQLRSRLRAERWRDAKLELYLSLPQSDWARWLPPSLMAQWRVRRLQAGGEFWLSWADGQLQRAVARLHAPQLQAGYAERDAVRLQDLALNAYFSRTEQGFQVLLDDVALSQGDERWGEAQVALSQVRDSAEAEEQWLLSADRLDLAPLVPLVAALAPLPDASLQLLEQLQPHGELHNLQLDYRPRTEGAKRLQFAANLARIGFAAHEAAPAAENISGSLSGDLGQGELRLDAEDFVLHLDTLFPKPWHYSRANARLTWSLDEQAFTLRSPYLRVIGEEGEIAGDFLIRLLRDPKAEDYMDLRVGLRQGDARYTEKYLPTRSSGLSPQLASWLKSAIRGGAVEQGYFQYQGSLNKGAADAARSLSLYFAVRDAELAYQPGWPALRQGRGEVLIEDSGVRVRLAEGRLLESRVTQALAEIPHAPQGEAPRLQLEADLHSSVSDALKILQDAPMGTAETFAGWRGEGSLNGHLRLDLPLQAGAPVAVVVDFATEDAELELANPQLQLSQLHGAFRYDTASGLSAPDIRAQALGHALRGKAVAEGSGGRPRSRIEARGQVPLNELAAWLGVATELPLNGVLPYRLGLNLDGPDSQLRVDSTLEGLSIDLPAPFGKQADVARDASWRMTLGGAERRYWFDYADLASLAFAAPPGVLNQGRGELRLGAGPALLPAAQGLRVRGRLSELDWAAWQDALQPYAQVPRDDAQALFKDAQLRIDRFRGFGSTLDNLAVQLGRGASAWDLDLDSQTLKGRVSLPDVAAAPIAVNLDYVRLPPAEPKGAVEPDKPDPLAQVDPRQIPALDVRIDRVLQGQELLGAWSLKARPFAEGVRFSDVRLELKGLQLNGGGGWQGGPGASSSWYKGRMEGKDLAAVLLAWGYAPTASSQSFRLDVDGRWPGSPAWVSLKRFSGSMDASLRSGQFSEVQGSASALRVFGLLNFNSIGRRLRLDFSDLLGKGLSYDRVKGLLVASDGVFVTRKPIALTGPSSNLELNGTLNMVNQQIDAKLLVTLPVTNNLPLAALIVGAPAIGGALFVVDKLLGDRVARFASVQYDVEGDLADPRITFDKPFEKPQ